The proteins below are encoded in one region of Nocardioides marmorisolisilvae:
- a CDS encoding transglutaminase-like domain-containing protein translates to MGDELDPRQALAPTGFIDSDHHDVRDFTESVVRGVQDPRERVGLLFAEVRDRLRYDPYSVTAAPPTYRASAILDGGPTWCVPKAVLLTASLRAAGIPAVLGFSDVRNHLNSEALLELMGTDLFVFHGWSAAYVDGRWRKGSPAFNSELCRRFGVPPLEFDGSQDALLHAADGAGRRHMEYVRERGMFVDLPFDELMATLLDTYGPAMVRGSGSSRPEDPAFGA, encoded by the coding sequence ATGGGCGACGAGCTCGACCCCCGGCAGGCCCTTGCCCCGACCGGGTTCATCGACAGCGACCACCACGACGTGCGCGACTTCACCGAGTCCGTGGTGCGAGGTGTCCAGGATCCGCGTGAGCGGGTCGGGCTGCTCTTCGCGGAGGTCCGCGACCGACTCCGCTACGACCCCTACAGCGTCACCGCGGCCCCCCCGACCTACCGCGCCAGCGCGATCCTTGACGGTGGCCCCACCTGGTGCGTCCCGAAGGCGGTGCTGCTCACGGCGAGCCTGCGCGCTGCGGGGATCCCGGCCGTACTGGGGTTCTCCGATGTCCGCAACCACCTCAACAGCGAGGCGCTGCTGGAGCTGATGGGCACGGACCTGTTCGTGTTCCACGGGTGGAGCGCGGCGTACGTCGACGGCCGGTGGCGCAAGGGCTCGCCGGCCTTCAACTCCGAGCTGTGCCGCCGCTTCGGCGTACCTCCGTTGGAGTTCGACGGATCGCAGGACGCCCTGCTCCACGCAGCCGACGGCGCCGGCCGCCGCCACATGGAGTACGTCCGCGAGCGGGGGATGTTCGTGGACCTACCGTTCGATGAGCTGATGGCAACACTGCTGGACACCTACGGCCCCGCGATGGTGCGCGGCTCGGGATCCTCGCGCCCTGAGGATCCCGCCTTCGGCGCCTGA
- a CDS encoding lysophospholipid acyltransferase family protein, with the protein MRLIWTPHRPQTDAERRGLAWWVAVLSCKPFLIVLRRPDWRGVSGIPRSGGAVLAANHVSHIDPLLVAELVLASGRVPRFLAKDSLFHGPIVGRWFRAAGHVKVDRAAGRAGYDDAVKAARCGQLLLVYPEGSISKREDGMPMTMKSGAVRIALEASVPLLPVAQWGAQEILPAYSGRLRWGWRRQVSVFVGAPVPLEDLRDLEPARAVEVGRQRLEDVLITMVCELRGATAAARSIRAQAPKAGSSGREDPEPRTIAGP; encoded by the coding sequence ATGCGGCTCATCTGGACACCTCACCGTCCTCAAACCGATGCCGAGCGACGTGGCCTTGCCTGGTGGGTGGCCGTGCTGAGCTGCAAGCCGTTCCTGATCGTGCTGCGCCGGCCGGACTGGCGCGGAGTCTCAGGGATCCCGAGGTCGGGTGGGGCAGTGCTGGCCGCCAACCACGTCTCGCACATCGACCCTCTGCTAGTCGCGGAGCTGGTGCTGGCCTCGGGGCGGGTGCCGCGGTTCTTGGCGAAGGACAGCCTCTTCCACGGTCCGATCGTGGGCAGGTGGTTCCGTGCGGCCGGCCACGTCAAGGTCGACCGGGCTGCCGGACGCGCAGGGTACGACGACGCGGTGAAGGCGGCACGCTGTGGTCAGCTCCTTCTGGTGTATCCCGAGGGTTCTATCAGCAAGCGGGAGGACGGTATGCCGATGACGATGAAGTCAGGGGCGGTTCGCATCGCCCTCGAGGCGTCGGTCCCGCTCCTCCCGGTGGCCCAGTGGGGTGCCCAGGAGATCCTGCCCGCATACAGCGGGCGGTTGCGATGGGGTTGGCGACGGCAGGTGAGCGTGTTCGTCGGCGCTCCCGTCCCGCTCGAGGACCTCCGTGACCTGGAGCCCGCACGTGCCGTCGAAGTGGGCCGTCAACGGCTCGAGGACGTCCTCATCACGATGGTGTGCGAGCTGCGTGGAGCCACCGCGGCGGCGCGGTCCATCCGTGCTCAGGCGCCGAAGGCGGGATCCTCAGGGCGCGAGGATCCCGAGCCGCGCACCATCGCGGGGCCGTAG